A single region of the Chroococcidiopsis sp. TS-821 genome encodes:
- a CDS encoding M23 family metallopeptidase encodes MTADVVKHLSKVLVVFILITVAWSGWAAVAKAESGRFPTRVWEVPMGERTTNVLLPDWSKISLASMPPIASNGSFDGSAYTKTVGYDLSRNWSAGMTPDQYLKLGDLSDALSLEVFSLDAISQLTELNLSQVSLDAFTLAGEQTLQQLVKIVPGLGNLTVADVPPVAKLLQTQLGNTVGSSATLAYIVTNPRLGQLQLNQIDLSTFSIDSIPSLRAIELQNFANWQNSFVSNVPSLNQVAFSDFPTPITEVGSVVMRIDTIYGSSEMHRNNTVSGSDQQGYSVPCDEKDCAYIELDDLENAGRGARANLEGKQWISGKYQEVEGGFGILGAVNGGKEPTGRHPFGSAFKVVVTEPDEATDTVDTALFFRFCNRGIPDLGCTPYFIGPIPFFTYKVNAPIFIGLLEEKRNSSASSQPTGATRSMSSSYGGGQTGTSNLLTPDCFTSANGSTLKLSELSEAIASIESAASGDFMAIGVYTCADGGGNCGRGLGRYQFMSYNEYATSLIAAKPNGQDFLKQVSRGYEPAPAELMQYFPPEDQNRAFNSSLSSAIARASQEIDPTTGQFFTGGRLIERVAQMHFGGLYSAVDGSSSDTLGSLSLRDYGRQVAARYQASNTTLTCAPIGRAGSLPIAIFPVRDSYRVVREFGAPAVAASNQHSKGIDVEVAETTPIYAAAEGKVIYAGHAEGYGNTIVLEHDNGRQTRYAHVTSIQPIVGTKVKQGDLIALTGSSTLHIEMREGAIAGNPFSGRAVNPRNYFAS; translated from the coding sequence ATGACTGCTGATGTGGTAAAGCACTTGAGCAAGGTGCTTGTTGTATTCATTTTGATTACAGTTGCTTGGTCCGGTTGGGCAGCAGTTGCAAAAGCAGAGTCGGGACGGTTCCCAACACGAGTTTGGGAAGTCCCGATGGGCGAGAGAACTACTAACGTGCTGTTGCCAGATTGGAGCAAAATTAGCTTAGCCAGTATGCCACCGATCGCCTCTAACGGCTCATTTGATGGTAGTGCCTACACTAAGACGGTAGGGTACGATCTCAGCCGGAACTGGAGTGCTGGCATGACTCCCGATCAATACTTGAAGCTGGGCGATCTTTCAGATGCTCTCAGTTTAGAGGTATTTTCTCTAGATGCTATTAGTCAACTCACTGAACTGAACCTTTCTCAAGTTTCTTTAGATGCTTTTACGCTGGCAGGAGAGCAAACTCTCCAACAATTGGTGAAGATTGTGCCAGGTCTGGGCAATCTAACAGTTGCAGATGTGCCTCCAGTTGCAAAGCTACTTCAAACCCAACTGGGTAATACGGTTGGCAGCTCTGCAACTTTGGCTTATATTGTCACCAATCCAAGGCTTGGTCAGTTACAGCTCAATCAAATTGACTTGTCAACGTTTAGTATTGATTCCATTCCCAGCTTAAGAGCAATTGAGCTGCAAAATTTTGCGAACTGGCAAAATAGCTTTGTTAGCAACGTGCCAAGCCTCAACCAAGTTGCTTTTTCTGACTTCCCGACTCCAATTACAGAAGTTGGCTCGGTGGTAATGCGGATTGACACGATCTACGGTTCGTCGGAAATGCATCGAAATAACACCGTTTCCGGTTCAGACCAACAAGGGTATTCTGTACCTTGTGACGAAAAGGACTGCGCCTACATCGAACTCGACGATCTGGAGAACGCAGGGCGAGGTGCTAGAGCTAATTTAGAAGGTAAGCAGTGGATCTCTGGCAAATACCAGGAAGTTGAAGGTGGTTTTGGCATCCTAGGCGCAGTTAATGGTGGAAAGGAACCGACCGGACGCCACCCTTTTGGTTCTGCTTTCAAAGTAGTGGTAACAGAACCAGATGAGGCAACAGATACGGTAGATACGGCGTTGTTTTTTCGCTTCTGTAACCGAGGAATTCCCGATCTTGGCTGCACCCCCTACTTCATTGGTCCGATACCCTTTTTCACCTATAAGGTTAATGCACCTATTTTCATTGGCCTTCTGGAGGAGAAGAGAAATTCTTCTGCCTCGTCCCAACCTACAGGCGCTACCCGCAGCATGTCCAGTTCCTATGGTGGTGGGCAAACTGGCACTAGCAACCTGCTGACACCAGACTGCTTCACTTCTGCCAATGGTTCTACGCTCAAGTTGAGCGAACTGTCGGAGGCGATCGCCTCAATTGAAAGTGCTGCCAGTGGTGACTTTATGGCGATCGGCGTTTACACCTGCGCTGACGGGGGTGGAAACTGCGGGCGCGGACTCGGTCGCTACCAGTTCATGAGCTATAACGAGTACGCTACTAGTTTAATTGCAGCTAAACCAAACGGACAGGACTTTTTGAAGCAAGTCAGTAGGGGGTACGAACCGGCCCCAGCCGAATTGATGCAGTATTTCCCACCAGAAGATCAAAACCGAGCATTCAACAGTTCTCTATCAAGCGCAATCGCACGAGCCAGCCAAGAAATTGACCCTACGACAGGCCAGTTCTTCACAGGCGGTCGCTTGATTGAGCGAGTTGCCCAGATGCATTTTGGTGGTCTCTACAGTGCTGTTGATGGAAGTAGCTCGGATACGCTGGGAAGTTTGAGCCTCAGAGACTACGGAAGGCAAGTAGCAGCTCGTTATCAGGCTAGCAACACCACTCTGACGTGTGCTCCAATTGGTAGGGCTGGTTCTTTGCCAATTGCGATTTTCCCAGTTCGAGACTCCTATCGCGTAGTGCGCGAGTTTGGCGCACCAGCGGTTGCGGCAAGCAACCAGCACAGCAAAGGCATTGACGTGGAGGTGGCTGAAACCACGCCTATCTATGCCGCAGCAGAAGGGAAAGTCATTTATGCAGGACACGCAGAAGGCTATGGCAACACAATTGTGCTGGAACACGACAACGGACGGCAAACCCGATACGCGCACGTGACTTCTATCCAACCGATAGTCGGTACTAAAGTCAAACAGGGCGACCTAATCGCTCTTACTGGTTCGTCCACTCTCCACATTGAAATGAGAGAAGGAGCGATTGCAGGCAACCCGTTTAGCGGTCGAGCAGTGAATCCACGAAACTACTTTGCAAGTTGA
- a CDS encoding class I SAM-dependent methyltransferase: MIPTHLYPLYQSITQNPPYGWFPSSPDLIERMLKLATITLGMRGLDPSAGSGTLACAMRERGAVVDAIEIDPNFQMLLKQQGFNLVGTDFLTTEPQTLYDIILANPPFSDRHTRGVDLEHIQRAFHLFLAPGGQLVTVVSASMNCKNCPRARAFRAFLQRIDAQVEKLPLEIFWQSDRPVTVESFLISARKLPLHAK; this comes from the coding sequence ATGATACCGACTCACCTTTATCCTCTCTATCAGTCCATTACTCAAAACCCGCCTTATGGTTGGTTTCCAAGCTCTCCCGATCTAATTGAGCGAATGCTAAAGCTAGCAACGATTACGCTCGGAATGCGAGGGCTTGACCCATCTGCTGGTTCTGGAACTTTAGCTTGTGCAATGCGCGAACGAGGGGCAGTTGTGGACGCGATCGAGATCGACCCCAATTTTCAAATGTTGCTGAAGCAGCAGGGATTCAATCTCGTTGGCACTGACTTCTTGACTACCGAACCTCAAACGCTCTACGACATCATTCTTGCCAACCCACCGTTTTCCGATCGCCACACCAGAGGGGTAGATCTGGAACACATTCAACGTGCATTCCACCTATTTCTTGCTCCTGGCGGTCAATTGGTGACAGTTGTCAGCGCATCGATGAATTGCAAGAACTGTCCTCGTGCGAGAGCGTTTCGAGCCTTCTTGCAACGCATTGATGCACAAGTAGAGAAATTGCCACTAGAGATTTTTTGGCAGAGCGATCGCCCAGTAACGGTTGAAAGTTTCTTAATTTCAGCTCGCAAGCTACCGCTGCACGCTAAGTAA
- a CDS encoding DNA polymerase, translating into MICALTSTLRDYSTPNYLLIQDEKTLARQLKAIQSTALFGIDCETTGLDPKRDRLRLVQIAVPHARVLLIDLFAIAPKHLKPLRQLLNSPALKIGHNLKFEWQFLTQAGLGLAHPFFDTQLAYRIWSAGIKTKLSLKSVASKLLGVKLNKSLQHSNFAQAELTSQQLRYAAIDAAILLDLYPILHGRLKQSQLLEVARLEFSCIPVTAQMELNGMLLDLSRWQGYGASLEKQKAAALAVVKQLSIPGKQQLSLLPEITDTINPNSPKQLLAALQAIGAPIKSTSEKELVPLAGQFPVIQALLDYRKLQKVLTVFDTSLPKHIHQTTGRIHANWFQYGAKSGRYSCRNPALQTVPRNKAARQCFVASPGCRIVKADYSQIELRIVAKLSGDARLLRAYRLGEDIHRLTASLITERPIEEIAPEDRTLAKAINFGLIYGMSAVKLQVYAETKYGIRMSLEEARRFRKRFFEAYPGIKRWHDMLAGLVYGHQKVSEIRTLFGRRRRWRKKPRLTEFYNHPVQGLCADILKLALIDLETVLIKFGAKLIAVVHDEILLECPEVVALAIAQQLKRCMERAAQPFLDPIPAVVEVKVAANWGGE; encoded by the coding sequence ATGATATGCGCTCTAACTTCCACACTGCGGGATTACTCAACTCCTAATTACCTTCTGATTCAAGATGAAAAAACCCTAGCTCGGCAGCTCAAGGCAATTCAAAGCACTGCTCTATTCGGGATTGACTGTGAAACGACAGGACTCGATCCCAAGCGCGATCGCCTCCGGCTGGTGCAGATTGCCGTTCCCCACGCGAGAGTCCTGCTCATCGACTTATTTGCGATCGCACCAAAGCACCTCAAACCGCTTCGGCAACTCTTAAACAGTCCTGCCCTGAAAATAGGACACAACCTGAAGTTTGAGTGGCAATTCCTTACTCAAGCTGGATTAGGGTTAGCTCATCCTTTCTTCGACACGCAACTAGCATACCGAATCTGGAGTGCGGGGATCAAAACTAAACTGTCTCTCAAATCAGTTGCTAGCAAACTGCTGGGAGTGAAATTAAATAAATCATTGCAGCACAGTAATTTTGCTCAAGCTGAATTGACCTCCCAGCAACTCCGATACGCTGCGATCGATGCAGCCATTCTGCTGGATCTATATCCCATCCTGCACGGCAGACTCAAACAAAGCCAACTGCTCGAAGTCGCTCGATTAGAGTTTAGTTGTATCCCTGTCACCGCGCAGATGGAACTCAACGGGATGTTACTCGACCTCAGCCGTTGGCAGGGGTACGGTGCATCGTTAGAAAAGCAAAAAGCAGCCGCGCTTGCAGTGGTGAAGCAGCTTTCGATTCCTGGCAAGCAACAACTGTCGTTGTTACCAGAAATAACCGATACTATCAACCCCAACTCACCCAAACAACTCCTTGCGGCACTACAAGCGATTGGTGCGCCGATCAAATCTACAAGCGAAAAAGAACTCGTCCCGCTGGCGGGGCAATTCCCAGTCATTCAAGCATTGCTGGATTACCGCAAGCTGCAAAAGGTACTAACTGTTTTCGACACTAGCCTACCCAAACACATCCACCAGACGACGGGTCGGATTCACGCTAACTGGTTTCAATATGGAGCTAAGTCTGGCAGATATAGCTGCCGCAACCCAGCACTGCAAACCGTTCCCCGCAATAAAGCGGCACGGCAATGCTTTGTGGCTTCCCCTGGCTGTCGAATTGTCAAAGCGGACTACAGCCAAATCGAGCTACGTATTGTTGCCAAGTTGAGTGGAGATGCGCGGCTGCTGCGGGCGTATCGCTTAGGAGAAGACATTCATCGCCTGACTGCTTCACTGATTACAGAAAGACCCATTGAAGAAATCGCCCCAGAAGATCGAACGCTAGCAAAAGCGATTAATTTCGGACTGATTTACGGTATGAGTGCTGTCAAACTCCAAGTCTATGCTGAAACCAAGTACGGCATTCGCATGTCACTGGAGGAAGCTCGTCGGTTCAGGAAACGATTCTTTGAAGCATATCCGGGCATCAAACGTTGGCATGATATGCTAGCAGGACTGGTCTACGGTCATCAGAAAGTAAGTGAGATTCGCACGCTCTTTGGCAGACGCAGGCGATGGAGGAAAAAACCTCGGCTCACCGAGTTCTACAATCACCCAGTGCAAGGATTGTGTGCCGATATCCTCAAACTGGCTTTGATCGACTTAGAAACGGTTTTAATAAAGTTCGGCGCAAAGCTGATTGCTGTGGTGCATGATGAAATCCTGCTGGAGTGCCCAGAGGTTGTTGCTCTAGCGATCGCTCAACAACTCAAGCGATGCATGGAACGAGCTGCTCAGCCTTTCCTCGACCCGATCCCAGCTGTAGTAGAAGTTAAAGTGGCTGCTAATTGGGGTGGTGAATAA